A single region of the Austwickia chelonae genome encodes:
- a CDS encoding Ig-like domain-containing protein produces the protein MPTGGAARLDAEWTIPSGAHAGDTFTLTLPPELVATSTAPFDVHAPDGALVARVVWSGNQAVFTLTDYVDTHSGTKGSVYFSASWSQTVDRNTTKSYVLSFAEIPNSITIDHVADAEGGTEQAFGKTGVWADSSEGSTSPTEALVWGVFMPTGPVQGVASPVVITDTPGPGHTIDCSSVIGRQREYLAGGVPDTTRLPSTLYTVTSCSPNQLQITLTGHYPGEPAIYPGENIYFSLRTSITRASAASYENTASMQAAGFSSPADVYTVRRTEAGGQGVGSISVTVGDLVWKDLNRNGVQDPGEPGIPGVMLEILDENGNPAHDINDDEIPPGEHRRGWPVQLHRATRAASRAVLHRGRATHGFSGGLGRVDPDDRRGRR, from the coding sequence ATGCCGACCGGCGGCGCAGCCCGGTTGGACGCCGAATGGACGATCCCGTCGGGCGCGCACGCCGGAGACACCTTCACCCTGACCCTGCCACCGGAACTCGTGGCGACCTCCACCGCACCCTTCGACGTACACGCCCCGGACGGTGCCCTGGTCGCCCGGGTCGTCTGGTCCGGCAACCAGGCTGTTTTCACGCTCACGGATTATGTGGACACCCATTCGGGGACGAAGGGGTCGGTGTACTTCTCGGCGAGTTGGTCGCAGACCGTCGACCGCAACACCACGAAGTCGTACGTGTTGTCCTTCGCCGAGATCCCGAACTCGATCACGATCGACCATGTCGCCGACGCCGAGGGCGGCACCGAACAGGCCTTCGGCAAGACGGGGGTCTGGGCCGACTCCTCCGAAGGCAGCACCTCACCCACGGAGGCGTTGGTCTGGGGGGTCTTCATGCCGACCGGCCCCGTCCAGGGTGTTGCTTCGCCGGTGGTGATCACCGACACCCCCGGGCCAGGGCACACCATCGACTGTTCCAGCGTGATCGGTCGGCAGCGGGAGTACCTTGCAGGTGGAGTGCCGGACACCACCAGGCTGCCGTCGACGCTTTACACCGTGACCTCGTGCTCGCCGAACCAGTTGCAGATCACCCTGACCGGTCACTATCCGGGAGAGCCCGCGATCTACCCAGGGGAGAACATCTACTTCAGCCTGCGCACCTCCATCACCCGGGCCTCGGCCGCGAGCTACGAGAACACCGCGTCGATGCAGGCCGCCGGATTCAGTTCCCCGGCCGACGTCTACACGGTGCGTCGCACCGAAGCCGGTGGCCAGGGCGTCGGCAGCATCAGCGTCACCGTCGGGGACCTGGTGTGGAAGGACCTCAACCGGAACGGAGTGCAGGACCCGGGAGAGCCGGGCATCCCCGGAGTGATGCTGGAGATCCTCGACGAGAACGGCAACCCGGCCCACGACATCAACGACGACGAGATCCCCCCCGGAGAGCACCGGCGCGGATGGCCGGTACAGCTTCACCGGGCTACCCGCGCTGCCAGCCGGGCAGTATTACACCGTGGTCGTGCAACGCACGGCTTCAGCGGAGGCCTTGGCCGGGTTGACCCCGACGATCGCCGGGGCCGGCGGTGA
- the mobA gene encoding molybdenum cofactor guanylyltransferase, with amino-acid sequence MTHAPETEDVTAIVLCGGTSRRFGGGDKTTAQVDGESILNRLLLGLPDRWTVICVGTPRPTARPVIWTREDPPGSGPLAGIAAGIAESRTRYTVVLAGDQPFAAEAVRDLVTALAAADDGLHDRYTAAQNTPEKHVDGVQALDTAGEHQPLLAAYRTQALRAVLPVDARNRGVRRVLAPLHCTGLDVAGHTTWDVDTTEDLARAQQHVRGT; translated from the coding sequence ATGACCCACGCGCCCGAAACCGAAGATGTCACCGCGATCGTGCTCTGCGGCGGCACCTCACGACGCTTCGGCGGCGGCGACAAGACCACCGCGCAGGTCGACGGCGAAAGCATCCTCAACCGGCTGCTCCTCGGGCTGCCCGACCGGTGGACGGTGATCTGCGTCGGCACCCCACGCCCGACGGCCCGCCCCGTGATCTGGACGAGAGAAGACCCGCCCGGCAGCGGCCCGCTCGCCGGGATCGCCGCCGGGATCGCCGAGAGCCGCACCCGGTACACCGTCGTCCTCGCCGGCGACCAGCCCTTCGCCGCCGAAGCCGTCCGTGATCTCGTGACCGCGCTCGCCGCCGCCGACGACGGGCTCCACGACCGGTACACCGCGGCCCAGAACACCCCCGAAAAACACGTCGACGGCGTTCAAGCCCTCGACACCGCCGGCGAACACCAACCGCTCCTGGCCGCCTATCGCACCCAGGCCCTGCGCGCCGTCCTGCCCGTCGACGCCCGCAATCGCGGGGTACGCCGCGTCCTCGCACCCCTGCACTGCACCGGCCTCGACGTCGCCGGGCACACCACCTGGGATGTCGACACCACCGAAGACCTGGCCCGCGCCCAGCAACACGTCCGCGGCACCTGA
- a CDS encoding NAD(P)H-quinone oxidoreductase, producing the protein MQAITIPTPGDDVDALVLAEVTDPTPAPDEIVIDVAAAGVNRADLLQRRGFYDPPPGASPLPGLEVAGTVSVVGNQVTTWRVGQEVCALLTGGGYAEKVAVPAGQVLPVPSGLSLVEAASLPEVACTVWSNLFMTAHLRPGEVVLLHGGSSGIGTMAIQLAREVGATVAVTASTDLKLDACRSLGAEILINYRESDFVEEIRTATDGRGADVVLDLVGAKYLQRNIKALATGGRLVVIGLQGGVKAEINLNALLTKRATLTATSLRARPAEEKVAIVAAVREHVWPLVEAGRVQPVVHETLPLAEAAEAHRMLEASSHIGKVVLAVE; encoded by the coding sequence ATGCAGGCCATCACCATCCCCACCCCCGGTGACGACGTCGACGCCCTGGTCCTTGCCGAGGTCACCGACCCCACACCCGCCCCCGACGAGATCGTCATCGACGTCGCCGCAGCCGGAGTGAACCGGGCCGACCTGCTCCAACGCCGAGGTTTCTACGACCCGCCCCCCGGCGCCTCCCCCCTACCCGGCCTCGAAGTCGCCGGGACCGTCTCCGTCGTCGGCAACCAGGTCACCACCTGGCGGGTCGGCCAAGAGGTCTGCGCTCTACTCACCGGCGGCGGCTACGCCGAGAAGGTCGCCGTCCCCGCCGGACAAGTACTACCCGTACCCAGCGGACTCAGCCTCGTCGAAGCCGCCTCCCTGCCCGAAGTGGCCTGCACCGTCTGGTCGAACCTGTTCATGACCGCCCACCTGCGCCCCGGCGAAGTCGTCCTCCTGCACGGCGGCTCCTCCGGCATCGGCACCATGGCCATCCAGCTCGCCCGTGAAGTCGGCGCCACCGTCGCCGTCACCGCCAGCACCGACCTCAAACTCGACGCCTGCCGCAGCCTCGGCGCCGAAATCCTCATCAACTACCGGGAGAGCGACTTCGTCGAAGAGATCCGCACCGCCACCGACGGACGCGGCGCAGACGTCGTCCTCGACCTCGTCGGCGCCAAATACCTCCAACGCAACATCAAAGCCCTCGCCACCGGTGGACGACTCGTCGTCATCGGCCTCCAAGGCGGAGTCAAAGCCGAGATCAACCTCAACGCCCTGCTCACCAAACGGGCCACCCTCACCGCCACCTCCCTACGCGCCCGCCCGGCAGAGGAGAAAGTCGCCATCGTGGCTGCCGTCCGGGAACACGTGTGGCCCCTCGTCGAAGCCGGACGGGTTCAGCCCGTCGTTCACGAGACCCTGCCCCTGGCCGAGGCCGCCGAAGCCCACCGGATGCTGGAAGCCAGCAGCCACATCGGGAAGGTCGTCCTCGCCGTCGAGTGA
- a CDS encoding FecCD family ABC transporter permease, with protein MTRRLPGVVALIGGLLLATCLSLAIGARTVPPGQILDTLLAGPGQRSDIAVVVWELRVPRTAIAVAVGAALGLAGALVQGHTRNPLADPGILGVTAGASFFVVLGAFLFRVTDPQAQVWFAFVGAAVGTAAVFAVCAAGNNSVNPLTLVLAGAALSAFLTALTSAMALTDDTSLNIRRFWAAGSVAARDLDALSHVLPYLVVGAVLALATGPTLTVLALGDDSARALGVPITLVRWAGFLTIALLTGAATAVAGPISFLGLVVPHMARAVTGPDYRWLLPCSALLGSIIILLADTAGRIIAIPGEVEVGIVTALLGAPVFIALVRRRSLVHL; from the coding sequence ATGACCCGTCGGCTTCCCGGTGTCGTCGCGCTGATCGGCGGCCTTCTCCTCGCCACTTGCCTCAGCCTCGCCATCGGCGCGCGCACCGTCCCCCCGGGTCAGATCCTCGACACCCTGCTCGCCGGCCCCGGCCAACGCAGCGACATCGCCGTCGTCGTATGGGAACTGCGCGTCCCCCGCACCGCGATCGCCGTCGCCGTCGGCGCCGCCCTCGGGCTCGCCGGGGCACTCGTCCAAGGACATACCCGCAATCCGTTGGCCGACCCCGGCATCCTCGGCGTCACCGCCGGCGCGTCCTTCTTCGTCGTCCTCGGTGCCTTCCTCTTCCGGGTGACCGACCCGCAGGCACAGGTCTGGTTCGCCTTCGTCGGCGCCGCGGTCGGTACAGCCGCCGTCTTCGCGGTCTGCGCCGCCGGGAACAACAGCGTCAACCCGTTGACCCTGGTCCTCGCCGGCGCCGCACTCAGCGCCTTCCTGACCGCTTTGACCAGTGCGATGGCCCTCACCGACGACACCAGCCTGAACATCCGCCGGTTCTGGGCCGCCGGGTCCGTCGCCGCCCGCGACCTCGACGCCCTCAGCCATGTCCTCCCCTACCTGGTCGTCGGCGCCGTCCTCGCCCTGGCCACCGGCCCCACCCTGACCGTCCTCGCTCTCGGCGACGACAGCGCCCGCGCCTTGGGCGTACCGATCACCCTCGTCCGCTGGGCCGGTTTCCTCACCATCGCCCTGCTCACCGGCGCCGCGACCGCCGTCGCCGGGCCGATCAGCTTCCTCGGCCTCGTCGTCCCGCACATGGCGCGTGCCGTGACCGGGCCGGACTACCGGTGGCTGCTGCCCTGTTCCGCCTTGTTGGGGTCGATCATCATCCTGCTGGCCGACACCGCGGGGCGGATCATCGCGATCCCCGGCGAGGTGGAAGTCGGCATCGTCACCGCCTTGCTGGGCGCGCCCGTCTTCATCGCTCTCGTCCGCCGTCGATCGCTGGTGCACCTATGA
- a CDS encoding FecCD family ABC transporter permease gives MTCQSPSVVESVTVPDEVLRGGRRHLRVGPLSLLVSVRNVVLAVCCLLVGVLVLAAGLTVGDYPLTVPDVLRILGGYGTAIETRIVVEWRLARALVAGAVGLALGLAGALTQNTARNALASPDILGISMGASAAAVAVIAAGATGVVVSAVAIPVASLVGSLATAATIYLLAWKQGIDTYRLVLIGIGVNSMLASSVTFVLVRADLNTASRATAWLSGSVNGRSWPELVPLSVVLAVTVLVLPVAAHELTALRLGEDSASALGVDLHRARRRLLFVAIALTAVSVAAAGPVGFVAFVAPQLARRIFATSTPPLVGSALCGALLVLTADLVARTLLPWELPVGIVTAAIGGPFLLYVIIRTDRKVTL, from the coding sequence ATGACCTGTCAGTCGCCCTCTGTCGTCGAATCCGTCACCGTCCCCGACGAGGTCTTGCGAGGAGGGCGACGTCATCTGCGGGTGGGGCCGTTGTCCCTGTTGGTGTCCGTCCGGAATGTCGTGTTGGCCGTGTGTTGTCTCCTGGTGGGAGTGCTCGTCCTGGCTGCCGGGCTCACCGTCGGTGACTACCCGTTGACGGTGCCGGACGTGCTGCGCATCCTCGGCGGCTACGGCACTGCCATCGAGACCCGGATCGTGGTGGAGTGGCGGTTGGCGCGCGCCCTGGTGGCCGGTGCGGTCGGTCTGGCGTTGGGGTTGGCGGGGGCGTTGACGCAGAACACGGCTCGTAATGCTTTGGCCAGTCCGGACATTCTGGGGATCTCGATGGGTGCGTCGGCGGCGGCGGTCGCGGTGATCGCTGCCGGTGCCACGGGGGTGGTCGTGTCCGCGGTGGCGATCCCGGTGGCCTCCTTGGTGGGTTCTTTGGCGACGGCGGCGACGATCTATCTGTTGGCGTGGAAGCAGGGCATCGATACTTACCGGCTCGTGCTGATCGGTATCGGGGTGAACTCGATGCTGGCGTCCTCGGTGACTTTCGTGTTGGTGCGTGCCGATCTGAATACGGCTTCGCGGGCGACGGCGTGGCTTTCGGGGAGTGTCAACGGCCGGTCCTGGCCGGAGCTGGTGCCCTTGTCGGTGGTGCTGGCGGTGACGGTGTTGGTGCTGCCGGTGGCGGCGCACGAGTTGACGGCGTTACGGCTGGGTGAGGACAGTGCGTCGGCGTTGGGGGTGGATCTGCATCGGGCGCGGCGTCGGTTGTTGTTCGTCGCGATCGCGTTGACGGCGGTGTCGGTGGCGGCGGCGGGGCCGGTCGGTTTCGTGGCTTTCGTGGCTCCGCAGCTGGCCAGGCGGATCTTCGCGACGAGCACTCCGCCGTTGGTGGGTAGCGCCTTGTGTGGGGCCTTGCTGGTGCTGACGGCCGATCTGGTGGCGCGCACGCTGCTGCCCTGGGAGTTGCCGGTCGGGATCGTCACGGCCGCGATCGGTGGGCCCTTCCTGCTGTACGTCATCATTCGCACCGACCGGAAGGTCACCTTGTGA
- a CDS encoding thiol-activated cytolysin family protein — protein MTIPFSPSKASATLASLVVTVALTAPVASYAAPVTGSPAPMAARCSDDETNSYVRGLNYKPEDVLKHDGEKITNPPKSEGEMKDGVFRVITKNRRTISNKSTDIAATNSTASTIYPGALLLGDKNFVENQPTLVNMDRKPLTMSVNLPGMDGKSNSESVKNPTRSDTNGALNTLLERWNKDYAPKYPNPPATMQYEETMAYTQDQLIAKFGVGSAIPITKLGVDFTGIREGKKQTSVVSFKQIFYTASVNDPGAPSDMIANSVCGKGLKERGINASAPPVYVSSVSYGRQMYVKLETSSTSSKVEAAFKAIVKGVDISGNIEYQKIIANSNFRAIVLGGSSKGQSEVVTGKLADLKKVINADANYSRTNPGVPISYTAKFLKDNAQAAVHNNSEYVETKVTTYRNGKLNLAHKGGYVARFKVGWDEIAYENGEEKKTHKEWDGNGKDRTAPFNTVIPLPANARNITVFAEEATGLAWEPWRTVRDDKDLPLAKERNIAIWGTTLHPKSDNKVPEDKHEDD, from the coding sequence ATGACCATCCCCTTCTCGCCCTCAAAGGCATCAGCAACACTCGCCTCGCTCGTCGTGACCGTCGCCCTCACGGCGCCCGTCGCCTCCTATGCAGCCCCAGTCACCGGTTCGCCAGCACCGATGGCAGCTCGCTGCTCCGACGACGAAACCAACTCCTACGTCCGCGGCCTCAACTACAAGCCAGAAGACGTCTTGAAGCATGATGGTGAAAAAATCACCAACCCGCCAAAGAGTGAAGGCGAAATGAAGGACGGCGTCTTCCGTGTCATCACGAAGAACCGCCGCACCATCTCCAACAAATCGACCGACATTGCCGCCACCAACTCGACTGCCAGCACCATCTATCCTGGCGCTCTTCTCCTGGGCGACAAGAACTTCGTCGAGAATCAGCCCACTCTCGTCAACATGGACCGCAAACCGTTGACGATGAGCGTCAACCTGCCCGGCATGGACGGCAAGTCCAACAGCGAGTCCGTGAAGAACCCCACCCGGTCGGACACCAACGGCGCCCTCAACACCCTCCTCGAGCGGTGGAACAAGGACTATGCGCCCAAGTACCCCAACCCGCCGGCCACCATGCAGTACGAAGAAACGATGGCCTACACGCAGGACCAGTTGATCGCCAAGTTCGGTGTCGGCTCCGCCATCCCGATCACCAAGCTGGGCGTCGACTTCACCGGCATCCGCGAAGGCAAGAAGCAGACCTCCGTGGTCTCCTTCAAGCAGATCTTCTACACCGCCTCCGTCAACGACCCGGGCGCCCCCTCGGACATGATCGCCAACAGCGTCTGCGGGAAAGGCCTGAAAGAGCGCGGCATCAACGCCTCCGCACCGCCCGTGTACGTCTCCAGCGTCTCCTACGGACGCCAGATGTACGTCAAGCTGGAAACCAGCTCGACCTCCTCCAAGGTCGAGGCCGCGTTCAAGGCCATCGTCAAGGGCGTCGACATCAGCGGCAACATCGAGTACCAGAAGATCATCGCCAACTCGAACTTCCGCGCCATCGTCCTCGGCGGATCGTCCAAGGGCCAGTCCGAGGTCGTCACCGGCAAGCTGGCCGACCTGAAGAAGGTCATCAACGCCGACGCGAACTACAGCCGCACCAACCCCGGAGTCCCGATCTCCTACACGGCGAAGTTCCTGAAGGACAACGCCCAGGCCGCGGTGCACAACAACTCCGAATACGTCGAGACCAAGGTCACCACGTACCGCAACGGCAAGCTCAACCTCGCCCACAAGGGCGGCTATGTCGCCCGGTTCAAGGTCGGCTGGGACGAGATCGCCTACGAGAACGGCGAGGAGAAGAAGACCCATAAGGAATGGGATGGCAACGGCAAGGACCGCACCGCCCCCTTCAACACAGTGATCCCGCTGCCTGCCAACGCCCGCAACATCACGGTCTTCGCCGAAGAGGCCACCGGCCTCGCCTGGGAGCCCTGGCGCACCGTCCGCGATGACAAGGACCTGCCCCTGGCCAAGGAGCGGAACATCGCGATCTGGGGCACCACCCTGCACCCGAAGTCCGACAACAAGGTCCCCGAGGACAAGCACGAGGACGACTGA
- a CDS encoding ABC transporter ATP-binding protein, whose amino-acid sequence MSLNEATPTVVGPVAGPDPRAAAPRLTVHGARIGYGDKVVLPEVDLSIPTGVITTVIGPNGCGKSTLLRSLARLLPPLAGRVCLDGQDLYRLRPRQVATVIGLLPQMPVAPEGMTVADLVALGRHPHHSWLRQWAADDADHVRRALELTGVGDLAGRTVDTLSGGQRQRVWLAMALAQDTDIVLLDEPSTYLDLAHALDLLDLVDVLHDERGRTVVMVLHDLVLATRYSDHLVVMKDGRVVTAGAPQEVITAELLAEVFGLQAQVVSDPVSDRPLIVPIGRRHTTVVR is encoded by the coding sequence GTGAGCCTCAACGAAGCCACTCCTACTGTTGTCGGCCCTGTTGCCGGACCGGATCCGCGGGCGGCGGCACCGCGGTTGACGGTGCACGGCGCTCGGATCGGGTACGGCGACAAGGTCGTCCTGCCGGAGGTCGATCTGTCCATTCCGACGGGGGTGATCACCACGGTCATCGGGCCGAACGGGTGTGGGAAGTCGACGTTGTTGCGCAGCTTGGCGCGACTGCTGCCGCCGTTGGCCGGGCGGGTCTGTCTGGACGGGCAGGATCTGTACCGGTTGCGTCCTCGGCAGGTGGCCACCGTGATCGGTCTGCTCCCGCAGATGCCGGTCGCCCCGGAGGGGATGACGGTCGCCGATCTGGTCGCTCTGGGAAGGCATCCGCATCACAGTTGGCTGCGCCAGTGGGCGGCGGATGACGCCGATCATGTCCGGCGGGCCTTGGAGCTGACGGGGGTGGGTGACCTGGCGGGGCGCACCGTGGACACGCTGTCGGGTGGGCAGCGGCAGCGGGTGTGGCTGGCGATGGCGTTGGCCCAGGACACCGACATCGTGCTTCTCGACGAGCCGTCCACCTACCTGGACCTGGCGCATGCCTTGGATCTGCTCGACCTGGTCGATGTCCTGCACGACGAGCGGGGGCGCACCGTGGTGATGGTCCTGCACGATCTGGTGCTCGCGACCAGGTACAGCGACCACCTGGTGGTGATGAAGGACGGCCGAGTGGTGACGGCCGGGGCACCGCAGGAGGTCATCACGGCGGAACTCCTGGCGGAGGTCTTCGGGCTACAGGCTCAGGTAGTGTCCGATCCGGTCAGCGACCGGCCGTTGATCGTTCCGATCGGGCGTAGGCACACCACGGTCGTGCGCTGA
- a CDS encoding DUF6301 family protein yields MTDHDERSLEEEPVRANMRLAPFEAMSHWVRTLEDASWPLTESAFRETVDRFGWGQSWPTQQGDQVTAVEVAVTDQVGVLPPEEEKSLALNIFADVCNHFRQVRGMPESSVCDGSTMMMAWRLANGGSALVKKTRWGVTLWVMGPARAEEMRATPWGQVNRWTTWEDFEAALTRVLREQLDARTRVTFFSCGDDGESGPSVEIDKNEPDWHESPDLLISGVVQGVGQSLPEDVSVAGWEWVEENGCWSMRHLWPAPWDLYPLIAQSVCVMMRSHGVSSPDQLSYAAYRSVSEDGLLPEEGVLFGELGIRRATA; encoded by the coding sequence ATGACTGACCACGACGAACGTTCCCTGGAGGAAGAGCCGGTGCGCGCAAATATGCGGCTGGCCCCCTTCGAAGCCATGTCCCATTGGGTCAGGACCCTGGAGGATGCCTCCTGGCCGCTGACGGAGAGCGCTTTCCGTGAGACCGTCGACCGTTTCGGGTGGGGGCAGTCGTGGCCGACGCAGCAGGGGGACCAGGTCACTGCCGTGGAGGTGGCGGTGACCGATCAGGTGGGTGTGCTTCCGCCGGAGGAGGAGAAGTCGTTGGCGTTGAACATCTTCGCCGATGTCTGTAACCACTTCCGTCAGGTGCGGGGCATGCCGGAGAGTTCGGTGTGTGATGGGTCGACCATGATGATGGCCTGGCGGTTGGCCAATGGCGGTTCTGCGCTGGTGAAGAAGACCCGTTGGGGGGTCACCCTGTGGGTGATGGGCCCGGCGCGTGCCGAGGAGATGCGTGCTACGCCGTGGGGGCAGGTGAACCGGTGGACCACCTGGGAGGACTTCGAGGCGGCACTCACCCGGGTGTTGCGGGAGCAGTTGGATGCCCGTACCCGGGTCACGTTCTTCTCTTGTGGGGACGACGGCGAGTCCGGCCCGAGTGTGGAGATCGACAAGAACGAACCGGATTGGCACGAGTCACCTGATCTGTTGATCAGCGGGGTCGTTCAGGGGGTGGGGCAGTCGCTCCCCGAGGACGTGTCGGTGGCTGGTTGGGAGTGGGTTGAGGAGAACGGCTGCTGGTCGATGCGGCATCTGTGGCCGGCTCCGTGGGATCTGTATCCGTTGATCGCGCAGTCGGTGTGCGTGATGATGCGCAGCCACGGGGTGTCGTCTCCTGACCAGTTGTCCTATGCGGCGTACCGGTCGGTGTCGGAGGACGGTCTATTGCCCGAGGAGGGTGTGCTTTTCGGGGAATTGGGGATCCGGCGGGCGACGGCCTGA